A genomic region of Caenorhabditis elegans chromosome V contains the following coding sequences:
- the srz-10 gene encoding Serpentine Receptor, class Z (Confirmed by transcript evidence), translating into MNNNISLAWFQNFSEQFTRIKYSVHEMQQNNFIRVLLSILIIIFPLYIIVYRKNRKREKNLPTFPIVSHFHKATVKSYTFLFILIFWLALATFSDSVNFGIVTIIILTVVVIIIAITNEVNELLIGIFSIYTFIVVFYPHAEKYLKSKKDLKWKIRFIYFFVVCKNVVTNIHTKMNPGNRGALLDSFARAYITSNCFLLASVLLFIPIRIKLRLSSKKLSSLQNYVLRQANFLAIVKCIYIPLIYISAAYYPEKFVDEQWYVACKVWDCYFTAVLIQVSYLATNIRNLASLFNPSRLCTMCSCCSCCKSSRIDPQVGTVPIQVVSGNVT; encoded by the exons ATGAATAACAATATTTCACTAGcttggtttcaaaatttctcagagCAATTTACGCGTATCAAATATAGCGTTCACGAAATGCAGCAGAATAATTTTATTCGTGTGttactttcaattttaataattattttcccgCTATATATAAtagtttatcgaaaaaataggaaaagagagaaaaatttgccaacttttccTATAGTCAGCCATTTCCATAAAGCGACAGTCAAAAGTTACACgtttctatttattttaatattttggttAGCTCTTGCAACGTTTTCCGACTCagtaaattttggaattgtaacaataattattttgacaGTCGTTGTTATAATAATTGCCATAACAAATGAAGTTAATGAGTTGTTAATAGgaatattttctatttataCATTTATTGTTGTATTCTATCCACATGCTGAAAAGTAtctaaaatccaaaaaggatttgaaatggaaaattagatttatttatttctttgtAGTATGTAAAAATGTTGTAACAAATATACATACTAAAATGAATCCAGGCAATAGAGGTGCACTTTTGGATAGTTTTGCG CGTGCATACATCACctcaaattgttttcttctGGCGTCCGTTTTATTATTCATTCCCATTCGTATTAAGTTGCGGTTATCCTCAAAAAAACTGAGCTCTTTGCAAAACTATGTGCTCCGACAGGCAAATTTCTTGGCAATTGTGAAatgt ATTTACATTCCATTGATTTATATCTCGGCTGCATACTATCCAGAGAAATTCGTTGATGAACAG TGGTACGTGGCATGCAAGGTATGGGACTGTTATTTTACGGCTGTCCTAATTCAAGTGTCCTATTTGGCAACTAACATTCGGAACTTGGCTTCCTTATTCAATCCTTCTAGACTTTGCACAATGTGCAGTTGTTGTTCCTGTTGTAAATCATCGAGAATTGATCCACAAGTTGGAACAGTTCCAATTCAAGTTGTCTCAGGAAATGTTACTTAA